The nucleotide sequence TCGCCCACGACTGGTACGCCACCGTCTTCAAGCCCGACTGCACCGACATGGAGGCGCTGACCGTCGGCCGCGTCTTCACCGCGGTGCTCTGTGGCGTGGTTGTCATCACCGCTCTCAATCCCCCGGCGCTCATCGCCCAGATCGTCGCCATGGCCTTCGCCATCGCCGGCAACACCATCTTCCCGGTCGTCGTCCTCGGCATCTGGTACTCCGGGTCCAACAAGTACGGCGCCATGGCCGGCATGTTCTTCGGCCTCGGCATGACCCTGCTGGCCATGATCGGCTGGATCGCAAAGATCCCGATGTTCGGCGCGGGCGGCATCCTGCCGGCGACCTCCTCGGCCCTCATCGTCTGCCCCCTGGCATTCCTCATCAACATCATCGTCTCCAACATCACCGCGGCCAAACTCTCCGAGGAGTCGGCCGCGCGGGGAGACAACATCCTGCGCAAGCTGCACAACCTTCCCGGTTGCGAAGAGGATGAAAAGAGCAAGGGGAGCGCCCTCGCCCCCTAAAAGGGCTGCAAGCCCCCCCCTGCCACCATGGGAAGAAAAAATTCGCCCGAAGAGAAGTCTAAGATGAAAACAGTCTTTACCCGCAAGCGCCTCGCCATGGGTTTCGCCGTCCTCGGCATCGGCCTGATGGGCGTTGACCTCATGATCACCCGAAGCGTCTTCATTCACGTCGGCGAGATCATGGCGTTGAGCATCTTCAGCTTCGTCCTCGCCATCGTTCTCGAGCGCGACCCGAAAAGGCGACAATAAAAAGCTCCACCAGGCAGGCACCGCCACCACTCGGAAAAGGGCCGCGGCTTGGTGAAACAGCTTGCCGGTCCGCCGTCTTCCGGCTATATTAAAATCTCACATGGGCTAGCCGAACCACCCCGAGCGGGAAGCCCGTCTGCCATCCTGAACTTCATCCTCCAGCCGAAACCGGAAGACGCCGATGCCGCTGATCAAGCATCTAAAAGACACCGAACCATTCAACCACCTCCCCGACCAGATTTTCCAGGAAATCCGCGCCGCGGCGCGCACCGAAAAATACCCCCCCAACACCTATATCTTCCGCCAGAACGCCCCCCCCACGGGATTTCTCTACGTCATCAAGGAGGGGTTGGTGGAAATCACCGTCCTGACTCCCGGCGGAGGGGACATGGTCCTCGACTACCGCCAGGAGGGGACCGTCTTCGGGGGGACGCCGATCTTCACCGGCGAGCCATACACCGGCGGAGCCCGCACGGTGAAGGCCACCGAGTGCTACCTCATCCCCCAGGAGATCCTCAAGCGCGCCGAGGCAGACAGCCCCAGGATCAGCGAGTACTTCACCCGCATCGTCCACTCCCGGGTCCGGCGCCTCTACCACGACATCGTCTCCGACCATACCCAGAAGGCCCTCACCCAGGTGGAGGCCTACCCCTTCAAAAAGCGCCTTTCGGAAATCATGGTCACCCCGGTGGAGGCCTGTCCTCCAGATGAAATCGCCCAGAACGTCGCCCGGCGCATCGCCGAGAAAAAGATCGGCTCGGTCCTGGTGGTCAACGAGGCCCGGGAACCGATCGGCATCATTACCGACAGGGACCTGGTCACCAAGGTCATCGCACCGGACGACGTGGACTGTAAATCGGTCTGCGCCAGGGAGATCATGACCCCTCACCCTCACTTCATGAGCCCCGACACCTACATGTACGAGGCCATGTCCTACATGATCGGCCACCGCATCAAGAACCTGCCCGTGGTCGACCGGGGAGAGGCGGTCGGGATGGTGAGTCTCCGGGACCTGATGCGCTACCGCAGCCAGAAGGCGATGCTGATGATCGGCAACATCCAGGAGGAGACCTCCCTGGAAAACCTCGCCGCCATCCGCCGCGAATTGGTGACAGTGGCCCGCAGCCTGCTGTCGGAAACCCGGAGCACCCCCGAAGTCATGGAGATCCTCTCCTACATCCACCACGGCATCATCAAGCAGGTCTACGAGCTGTGCCTGGAAGAGATGAGGGCCGAAGGCAAGCAGCCTCCCGACATCCGCTTCTGTTTTCTCATCATGGGCAGCGGCGGGCGCCGCGAGATGCTCCTTTCCCCCGACCAGGACAACGGTTTCATCTTCGAGAACGTGCCCGACGAACGGATGCCCGAGATCGACGCCTTTTTCGTCCCTTTCGCAGAAAAACTCGTGCAGGCCCTCAACCGGGTCGGCTACCCTCTGTGCCACGGCAAGGTCATGGCCAACAACCCGTCCTGGCGCGGGCGCCTGCGGGACTGGCAGGCCCGCATCAAGGACTGGGTCAACGAGCCCGAGCCCCAGAAGGTCCGTTACTCTTCCATCTTCTTCGACTTCACACCGTTGGCGGGAGACCCCAGCCTGGCCCAGGACCTGCGCGAGATCGTTCACTGCGAGATCCGCGAGTTCCAGGGGTTCCTCTACCACATGATGTCCCTCGACCTTCGCTACAAGGTGCCGGTGGGCCTGCTCGGCCGGTTCATTCTCGAAAAGAGCGGCGACAACAAGGGGGAGCTTTCCCTGAAACAGGGCGGAAGCATCTACATCGTCGACTGCATCCGCATGTTCGCCCTGGAGAAGGAGCGCTCGGAGCTGACCACCATGGAGCGGCTCAAGGCCCTGGTCCAACTCAACGTTTTCGACCAGGAGACCGCCGAGCACATCCGAGCCGCCTTCGAGGCCCTCAGCTTCCTGCGCCTGCGCAACGAGATCGCCCTCATCGACGCGGGCAGAACGCCCACCCACCACCTTGACCCATATACCTTGTCCAAAAACGAGCAAGACCTCCTCAAGGAGGCCTTCCACGCCGTCAGCAAGCTCCAGGACGCCACCAAGCGCCACTTCGGCCGCACGCCCTTTTAGAAAAGCGCCTCTCAGCCTCCCGGCTTACAGCCCCCCACATTCAGGACATGGACCGCGCAGGAGATGCAGGGATCATAGGCCCGCACGATCCGCTCTGCGCGCGCCCTCAGCTCCTCCTCGTCGTCCACCCCTTTCAGATCGGCGAGCAGCTGCCCCTCCATGGCCCCCTGGTTGACAGCCGTCGGGGTCACGATGTCCGCCACCGCCACCCTGCCGAGATCGTCGATGGCGTAGTGGTGGATCAGCAGACCCCGCGGCGCCTCGATGGCGGCGGTTCCGACCCCGGCGCCGGGGCGGACCGCCCCCGCCAGGGGTGCGGCCGGGTCGGCATCGAGGAGTGCATCGACCAAGCGGCGGGCCCGCTCCAGAGCCCAGGCCAATTCCAGGGTCTGGGCGGCGTTGTTGGCGTGGATTCCACCCGGCCAGGAGTCTGCCAGCCCTTCCCGCCCCTGCCGGGCAAGGGCGCCGGTCAGGAGCACCTCCCCGGCCCGCTTGGCATTGGAATAGGAAGAGGGCTGCTCGGAGAGCAGCCCGTGATAGCCCTCCACCGGGACCTCACGGCCATCCGCGAGGGCGAGGGTCTCCCCCCGGAGCAGGACCTCGGCAGAGGCCTTGACGCAGAGGCCGACTCCGACGACGGGGGAAGAGGGAGGATACCCCGCCGGGTCGCCGAAAGGTTCGAGCACAGACGGCAACCTCGCCTCCCAGGCGGCCAGGTCGTCCCGAAGCCCCTCCAGGACACTGCGCTCCGGCAGGCGCAAAACCCCTCCAACCTCCACGTTGACCGGGTGGATGGCCCGGCCGCCGGCCACCTCCTGGATGCGGTTCCCCAGGGCCTTGAGAGCCAGCCCGCCGCGGGCCGCCGGGTGGTCTTCCCGAAGAAGCTCCAGGACAGAGGGGACACCGGCCAGGTCAGGCAGCACCAGGCAGAACAGGTGCAGGGCGTGGCTCTCGATGTGGCCGCCGACCAGCAGCAGGTCGCGCACGCGCCAGGCCGCCGCCGGGACCTCCA is from Desulfuromonas sp. and encodes:
- a CDS encoding putative nucleotidyltransferase substrate binding domain-containing protein, which produces MPLIKHLKDTEPFNHLPDQIFQEIRAAARTEKYPPNTYIFRQNAPPTGFLYVIKEGLVEITVLTPGGGDMVLDYRQEGTVFGGTPIFTGEPYTGGARTVKATECYLIPQEILKRAEADSPRISEYFTRIVHSRVRRLYHDIVSDHTQKALTQVEAYPFKKRLSEIMVTPVEACPPDEIAQNVARRIAEKKIGSVLVVNEAREPIGIITDRDLVTKVIAPDDVDCKSVCAREIMTPHPHFMSPDTYMYEAMSYMIGHRIKNLPVVDRGEAVGMVSLRDLMRYRSQKAMLMIGNIQEETSLENLAAIRRELVTVARSLLSETRSTPEVMEILSYIHHGIIKQVYELCLEEMRAEGKQPPDIRFCFLIMGSGGRREMLLSPDQDNGFIFENVPDERMPEIDAFFVPFAEKLVQALNRVGYPLCHGKVMANNPSWRGRLRDWQARIKDWVNEPEPQKVRYSSIFFDFTPLAGDPSLAQDLREIVHCEIREFQGFLYHMMSLDLRYKVPVGLLGRFILEKSGDNKGELSLKQGGSIYIVDCIRMFALEKERSELTTMERLKALVQLNVFDQETAEHIRAAFEALSFLRLRNEIALIDAGRTPTHHLDPYTLSKNEQDLLKEAFHAVSKLQDATKRHFGRTPF
- a CDS encoding nickel-dependent hydrogenase large subunit, with protein sequence MKTLHLEPLTRVEGHGRVELVLEGGELLEARVALLEAPRLFEGLLLGRSFAEVPALVCRICAICSSVHRVTAAAALEDALGVEVPAAAWRVRDLLLVGGHIESHALHLFCLVLPDLAGVPSVLELLREDHPAARGGLALKALGNRIQEVAGGRAIHPVNVEVGGVLRLPERSVLEGLRDDLAAWEARLPSVLEPFGDPAGYPPSSPVVGVGLCVKASAEVLLRGETLALADGREVPVEGYHGLLSEQPSSYSNAKRAGEVLLTGALARQGREGLADSWPGGIHANNAAQTLELAWALERARRLVDALLDADPAAPLAGAVRPGAGVGTAAIEAPRGLLIHHYAIDDLGRVAVADIVTPTAVNQGAMEGQLLADLKGVDDEEELRARAERIVRAYDPCISCAVHVLNVGGCKPGG